In Defluviimonas aquaemixtae, the sequence GGGCGCGGCGACGATTAGAAGCCCGTCGCCCTCAGCGACGAAATGCGCCATATCGCCGGGGCGCGAACCGTCGCCCAGCGCGCGGATCGCATCACCGCGTTCGATGTCGAAACCGGCCGCAGCGAGCGCCTTCAGCACCTTGGCGCCCGAGCGTGTCCCATTGGCGAGTGTCTCGATCAGCGCGTTCGGCCGCCCCTGCCCCTTCGCGCCGAGTCGTGCTGCGTCCGACGTCTTGTCGGGCGAGAAGAAGACCAGTTCGGCCGCTTGGAGACCTTCGCGGTCCATGATCGAAATCTCGTCGCCCTTCCAGATCGGCACGGCGCGTGAACCGCCGCCAGGAACCGGGTGGCGTTCGACGCCGTGCGGAAGAATGGGCAGGCCCGGGGTCAGCACCCCGCGTCGTTCGAACGGTGTCTCGATGACCGGCTTTATGTTCATCAGCCCAACCCCAAAGCTGCTTTGCGGTCCCTCGCCCAGCGCATAATGATATGGTCGAACGTCAGAGCCATCAGCGCCACGTTCATCCCGAGCACGAAATTCTTGCCGAGTTCGTTGCCAGCGAGCGTCTTCTGCAACTCCTGCCCCAGATCCTGCGTGCCGATGAAGGCCGCGATGATGACCATGAAGAAGGCAAACATGATCGCCTGGTTGAACCCCACGGCCATCGTTGGCAGCGCAATCGGCAGTTGCACGTTGAGCAGTTTCTGCCAGCGGGTCGAACCCGACATGTCCGCCGCTTCGGTCAACTCCGGCGGCACAGCGCGCAGCCCTTCGATAGTATAGCGCACGAGGGGGACTGTCGCGAAGATGAGAATCGCGAAGACGACCGCGACATCGTTCACGCCGAAGAGCATGATCGCGGGGATCAGGTAGATGAAGCTCGGAAAGGTCTGGGCGGTGTCGCAAACAAGAAGTAGGCGACGCGACCAGGCCTCGTCCCGGCTGGCCACGATGCCGAGCGGAATGCCGATGAGGGTGGCGAGGACGACGGCCGAGATTACAGTGTAGAGCGTGATCATCGACCGGTCCCACCAGCCCGAAAGCGCCACCATACCGAAGAACGCCGCGGCGAGAAGGGCCGAATTGATCCCCCCCACCGCCCAGGCGAGCCCGGCGATCGCAAGAATCACCGCTGGGATCGGCAGCCAAAGGATGCCATCGCGGAACGGGATCAGGACTTGCGTGTTGAGAAACCAACGCAGCCATTCAGTCATGGCCTGAATCCAGTCGACATTGAGGACCCACTTGATCGCCACGTCGATCTCGTCGCCGATCGACAGGTCCTGCCGCCGGCCGACCTCGGCCAGGTAGGGAATCGCAAGCGAGATGAGCCAGAAGCCCACGAAGGCCCCGATGGCGGAGAGCAGGTAGATATGCTGACGCCACCAGGGCGTGCCCTTTTCATAATGCTCTGGCTGCTTGACCACCCATGCCTTCGACATTCGGTCGAGCGTGATCGCGATCAGAACGATCGTCACCCCGATCTCGAACGAGCGGCCGAGCTTGAACGAATTCATCAGCGACAGAAGCTTGGCGCCAAGCCCCGGCATCCCAATGAAGGCAGTGAGCACGACCATAGCGAGGCAGAGCATGATGACCTGGTTCACGCCCACGAGGATTTCGGTCCGGGCGGCTGGGATATAGACGTAGCGCAGCATCTGCCAGCGGGTCGAGCCGCTCATCTTGCCCGCCTCGATGACTTCGGGCGAAACCTTCCTCAGCCCGAGCGTCGTCATGAGGATCATCGGCGGGATGGCGAAGATGACGGTCGCCACCGCCCCGGCGGTCGGGCCGACCTTGAAGAAGATCACCGCGGGCAGCAGGTAGGTGAAGAAGGGCAGCGTCTGAAGGACCGCGAGCATCGGCAGCATCACCCGCTCCGCCCGGCGGTATTTCCAGCCAAGGATGCCGAGCCCGAGCCCGATGACGAAGGCAAGCGGTGCGGCCACGACGATGACCGACATTGTCTGCATCGCGATGTCCCATTGCCCGATGACCGCGGTCCAGACAAAGGTGCCGCACGTCAGCGCGGCAATACGCCAGCCGCCGAGCCAGTACCCGAGGATGGCCATCGACGCGGCGACCGCTGACCACGGGATGGGTCCGAGATTGGGCCACCGCCGCTTGCCGTAGAGAAGGTTAGCCGTTGCGTCGAGAACATATTCCAGCGCCCCCGCGATGGCGCGCGTGAGGTGGATCAGGCCCAGATCGTCCTTGATGAAGTCGAACAGCGCCTGAAACCAGACCTCCCAGGGCAAAAGCGCCCATTCCGGCAGACGAACGAGCCCGGCCGGAAGAAACGGCTTGGCGATCGCGAACGCAACCGCCAGCGCGAGCAGTATCTGTGCCGCACGCACCCGGTCAAATCCACGCGCCTCGATGCGCATGTTCGGCGAAACCGAGACCATCAGCCCTGCCCCAGCAGCACGTCGAGCGCGCTTTGACGGTCGAGCGCCCCGATCACCATGCCCTTGTCATCCGCCACCGGAAGCTTGTCCCGGTCGTCGTTTACCAGAAGCCGCGCGAGCGAGTGAATCGTCGATCTTGCTGCGACGGGAGATCCGGTCAGCGCCGAGCCATTGACGGCGCCGGCAAGTGCCCCGGCATGAACGACCCGGGCCTTGTCGATATCCTCGGTGAACTTCGAGACGTACTCCGTCGCGGGCTGCAGCACGATCTTGTCGGGCGTGTCACACTGCTCCACCGCGCCGTCCTTCATGATCGCGATGCGGTCGGCTAGGCGCAGCGCCTCGTCGAAGTCATGCGTGATGAACACGATCGTCTTGCCGAGCATGCCCTGCAGCCGCAGGAATTCGTCCTGCATTTCGCGCCGGATCAGCGGATCGAGCGCGCTGAACGGTTCGTCGAGGAACCAAATGTCGGGCTCGATAGCGAGCGAGCGCGCAATTCCAACACGCTGCTGCTGACCGCCCGAGAGCTCGCGGGGATAGTAATCCTCGCGCCCCGAAAGACCCACGAGTTCAATGACTTCGAGTGCGCGCTTGCGGCGCTCATGCCGGTCCTGGCCGCGCATTTCCAGCGGAAAGGCGACGTTTTGGAGAACGGTCCGGTGCGGCAGGAGGCCGAAGCTCTGGAACACCATACCCATCTTGCGGCGGCGGAGCTCGATCAGCTCCTTCTCGCTCAGAACGCCTATATCCTGACCCTCGACCTCAATCGTGCCTCCGGTGATCTCATGCAGCCGGGTCAGGCAGCGCACCAGCGTCGACTTACCAGAGCCCGAGAGGCCCATGATAACGAGCATTTCACCGCGCCCGACCGAAAGCGAGACGTCCTTGACCCCGGCGATGTAGCCTTGCTGACGGATATCTTCGTAGCTGAGCCCGGCGGGCATCTTCTTGAGAAACGCCTCCGGGTTCGGGCCAAACAGCTTCCAGACATTCGTGCAGGTGATGACCGGTTGCGTCATCGCATCCCCTTTCAGTTCGGACCGTCCCGGCATTGTGCCGGAACGGTCATTGGTGTCAGCGGTCGCCGGCTATCAGCTGGCCCCGTCGACCCAGGGCCGCCACAGGTCCTGATTGTCTTCCAGCCAGACCTCGGCAGCTTCTTCGGGTTCCATCTCGTCGATATCGACAAGCTTGGCCATTTCTGCGATCTGCGCATTGGTGAAGCTGATTT encodes:
- a CDS encoding ABC transporter permease produces the protein MVSVSPNMRIEARGFDRVRAAQILLALAVAFAIAKPFLPAGLVRLPEWALLPWEVWFQALFDFIKDDLGLIHLTRAIAGALEYVLDATANLLYGKRRWPNLGPIPWSAVAASMAILGYWLGGWRIAALTCGTFVWTAVIGQWDIAMQTMSVIVVAAPLAFVIGLGLGILGWKYRRAERVMLPMLAVLQTLPFFTYLLPAVIFFKVGPTAGAVATVIFAIPPMILMTTLGLRKVSPEVIEAGKMSGSTRWQMLRYVYIPAARTEILVGVNQVIMLCLAMVVLTAFIGMPGLGAKLLSLMNSFKLGRSFEIGVTIVLIAITLDRMSKAWVVKQPEHYEKGTPWWRQHIYLLSAIGAFVGFWLISLAIPYLAEVGRRQDLSIGDEIDVAIKWVLNVDWIQAMTEWLRWFLNTQVLIPFRDGILWLPIPAVILAIAGLAWAVGGINSALLAAAFFGMVALSGWWDRSMITLYTVISAVVLATLIGIPLGIVASRDEAWSRRLLLVCDTAQTFPSFIYLIPAIMLFGVNDVAVVFAILIFATVPLVRYTIEGLRAVPPELTEAADMSGSTRWQKLLNVQLPIALPTMAVGFNQAIMFAFFMVIIAAFIGTQDLGQELQKTLAGNELGKNFVLGMNVALMALTFDHIIMRWARDRKAALGLG
- a CDS encoding quaternary amine ABC transporter ATP-binding protein, producing MTQPVITCTNVWKLFGPNPEAFLKKMPAGLSYEDIRQQGYIAGVKDVSLSVGRGEMLVIMGLSGSGKSTLVRCLTRLHEITGGTIEVEGQDIGVLSEKELIELRRRKMGMVFQSFGLLPHRTVLQNVAFPLEMRGQDRHERRKRALEVIELVGLSGREDYYPRELSGGQQQRVGIARSLAIEPDIWFLDEPFSALDPLIRREMQDEFLRLQGMLGKTIVFITHDFDEALRLADRIAIMKDGAVEQCDTPDKIVLQPATEYVSKFTEDIDKARVVHAGALAGAVNGSALTGSPVAARSTIHSLARLLVNDDRDKLPVADDKGMVIGALDRQSALDVLLGQG